The following nucleotide sequence is from Bacteroidota bacterium.
AAACGGGACAAGCTATGGGGCAGGGTTTATCGCAACAGCAAATGGCTGAGTACAGACGATTAGGAGGTCAGCAGGGTGCCGTCCAAAAATCCTTAGAACAACTTGCTAATGAAGCGAAAAATATGGGCGAGTTGAGTAAACTTTTAGGCGACTTAGAAAGAGTTGCAAAAGATATGTCGGAAGTTCAAACAGATTTGGAACAAGGAAACGTAAATCCGGAGACGCAAAAGAAACAAGAGCGGATATTATCGCGGTTATTAGATTCACAAAAATCGATGCGCGAGCGTGACTACGAAAAACGCCGCCGTGCTGAAGTTGGTAAAGATTATAAACGTATAAGTCCGAGAGATATTGATTTAACTACTCAAGAAGGAAAGAATAAACTCAGAGAAGAACTGTTAAAAATCCTGGAAGAAAAGTATTCCAAAGATTACGAGGATTTGATTAGGAAATATTTTGAAGCGTTGGAGAAAGAGAAGTTAGAATAAAATATCGAGATATCCAGTCATCAATCTAACTCATAAGTTAAGTAAGTCCACAGGGGGAAAATTAAAACAGAAATTAAATTATAAATGAATGAGTAAAAATGAGAAATATTTTTGTAATTCCCGCCCTAATTCTATTTACAATTTCGGTACTTTATCCTCAATCCGACAGTGTCCGGTATGAATTAAAGCCGGTTGTAGTTACTGCCACACGAATATCAGAAGCGTGGCTTGAAGTTCCGCTCGCCTTGAGTATCGTGGATACAAAAGATTTACAGCAAGTAAGAGGTTACGGACTTGATGAAGCGCTTTCAAGCATTCCCGGCATAATGGTACAATCGCGTTATGGAAATCAGGATGTGCGGCTGACAATTCGCGGTTTCGGTGCCCGCGGTGCCGGCGAAAGGTCAAATGCCGGAACATCACGCGGAATTCGAGTTCTGATGGATGGAATTCCTGAAACCGAACCAGATGGCAGAACATCTTTTGATTTAATCGAAATTTCATCTGCAGAAAGAATTGAAGTAATACGTTCCAATACATCAGCTTTATGGGGGAATGCGTCCGGCGGTGTGGTCAATTTTATTTCTAATACATCATTCGAAAACCCATTCATCAATTTACAATCAACCCTCGGAAGTTTTGGCTACAGGAAAGAGCTTCTTAATTTAGGGACGAATATCGGCAGCGGAAAATTTTTCTTAACATTCAGCAATACTAATTTTGACGGTTGGAGAGAACACTCGGCAAGTACTCGTGCTTTGTTGCACACTGGACTCCTCTCCTCTATCGGTCAAAATTCTACTCTGGGGATTTATCTGACCGCTGCGAGCAACTTTTTTAGAATACCTGGACCTCTAACACAAACACAGTTTGATACGAATCCGCAGCAAGCACAAAACGATACATCGAACTACAAACCAACTTATGTTCAGCGGGATGAGAGAAGACATAATCGGTTAGGGCGAGTGGCAATTAAATTATCACACTACATCAACGATCACAGCGGTATTACTGCATCTGTATTTGTAACACCCAAAGTTTTACAACGTTCAGAAAGAAATACTTTCAGAGATTTCAATCGTTATCATATCGGCGGAAATATTGTTTATAGAAATTCGTTTATAATAAATCCGGATTTAAAAAATACATTGCTTCTTGGATTGGACGAAGCATATCAGGATGGCTCGATATTATTTTATAATCTTGTGAACGGTCAACGTGGTACAACTTTGAGTACTAACAAACGCGAAGGGGCAAATAATTTTGGAATTTTTGCACAAGACGAATTTTTTGTTGGAAATCATATAAGTTTAATTCTTGGCGCGCGTTACGACGATATCACTTATTATAGTGATAACAATATCAAACCACATCTTAACGCCTCCAGATCATTTAAACAACTTACGCCTAAAGCGGCAGTAACTTATCTTTTTAATCCGGCTCATAGCATATATGCAAATTTTGGGGGCGGAGTTGAAGTGCCCGCGGGAAACGAAGTCGATCCTCCAAGCACAACAGGAGAGGATACTGTTACATCTCTTAATCCATTATTAGAACCAATTAGATCTGCCACTTTCGAAATCGGGACAAAACAAATTCTGACATTCGGAGAATCCCCGATTTTGAAATCTCTCATCTACGATTTGTCTGTTTATTTAATTGAAATCAAAAATGATCTCATTCCATATAGAGATGGACGATTTTACTTTACTGCAGGAAAAACGAAGAGGATTGGTGCTGAATTGGGTTTTACCCTGATCTCTGATTATGGTTTTACTTTAAAAACTGCTTTTACTTATTCTCAGAATAAATATGTTGAGTATGTGATTGATTCGGTTCATTATACAAAGCCAGGAAAATTTAGAGATCTGAAAGACAATAAAATGGCAGGTGTGCCGGATATTTTTTATAGAACAAATTTAAAATATGCACCAACATTTTTCCGCAATATTTTTTGTGAATTGACTATTCAAGCTGTAGGAGATTATTACGCCGACGACTCAAACACACTTACTGTTCCTGCTTACAATGTAATAAATCTCACAGTCGGATTTGAAGATTTGAAATTAATTTCCGACAAACTTGTGATCCGAGGGTTTGTTGGTATAAATAATTTAACAGATAAAAAATATGCAGCATCGGCATTCATCAATCCCGATGTAGATCGAATATCTAAACAATATCCGATATTTCTTGAACCCGGTTTACCGACGAATTGTGTTGGGTCAATCTCGGTATATTGGAATTTTTAAAGACCTTTTAGGGATGGAAATAAAAAACCCGCTCAAGAAGAGGAGAGCGGGTAAGTAAGGAGTACTTTACGAAACAATTAATTAATTCATGTTAACACCTTATAAAGCTCCAATATTTGTGCCGTTAATATTACGGGGACAAAAACCTCTAAAATAAGAAAAAATGGCAGATTTTATTTATGACACCTATGTGCTTGCTGTAATTATTACCCAACTGTGTTGAAAAAATTTCAAATAAGGAAATAATTTCCGAAACTTAATAGTATTTAAACAAAATATTTTTATCTTTAATCCCAAAATATTAACTCACAAAAAAAATAACAAATCAATATGGAGGAAATAATGTTCCGTTTCACCTTAGCGATTTTACTCTTCTTCATCCCTCTTCTGTTAGTTGCTCGTGGCGAAGAGGAGAGTAAAATTTTCCCTTATCAAATGAATCAAGTTACTTTAGATAATGGTTTAAAAATATTTTCAGTTCCATTTCCAAGTCCGGGAATTGTTGCTTACTACACTGTTGTTCGTGCCGGTTCACGTAACGAAATTGAGCCGGGACTTTCGGGCTTTGCTCACTTCTTCGAACACATGATGTTTCGAGGCACCGAGAAGTACGACAAGGATAAATACAACGACGTCCTGAAAATTATGGGCGCCGATAACAACGCATTCACCACCGACGATTACACCGCTTATCACACTTTGGCAAGCTCTGCCGAACTTGAAACAATTATGGATATTGAATCCGACAGGTTTATGAATCTAAAATATTCAGAAGAAGATTTTAAAACCGAGGCAGGTGCAATTTTAGGTGAGTACAATAAAAACTTCTCCAGTCCCTTTATGACGATATATGAGAAACTTCGTGAGTCCTCCTACGAAAAGCATGCATACAAACACACAACAATGGGCTTCCTCACAGACATTCTCGATATGCCAAATCAGTACAATTACAGTTTAAAATTTTTCGACAGATGGTATCGCCCTGAAAATTGTGCTGTAATCGTAGTAGGCGATTTCGATCAGAATAAATTAGTTGAACTTGCACACAAATATTATGGTAATTGGAAACGGGGCAGCTTCAGTCTGAATGTTCCGATTGATGCAATGCAGAAAAAAGAAAAAGTAGTGAACTTAACATGGAAAGCCAAAACACTTCCTATATTAGCAATGGGGTATCGCGGTCCGGCATTTAGCATAGACGAACTTGAGATGCCGACAATGGATATAATATCTCAAATTGTGTTTTCACAAACTTCCCCCCTATACAATAATTTGGTGATCGAACAACAATTAGTTGAATTTGTTGAAGGCAGTCAGGGTGACTCTCGAGATCCGGGATTGTTCATGATTTTTACACGAATTAAAGATCCCAATAAAATCAATTTAGTTCGGGATGAAATTTATTCCGCTCTCGAAGAAATCAAAAATAAACCTGTAACTGACGAGAAATTATCTACAATCAAATCGTATCTAAAATATAGTTTTGCGATGGGGTTGAATAATGTCGATGCAATAGCCGGCAAACTCAGCCACTACTACCAAATAACTGGGGATCCGGAAAGTATGAATAAAGTTTATGCATTATACGAAAAAATTACGCCTGAGGATATTTTGGTTGTTGCGGAGAAATATTTCACTAAAGAAAACAGAACTGTTGTTACATTAGTCGAGGAGGGTTCAAAATGAAAACTCTCAAAATTTTACTAACAGCATTTTTATTTGCAGGAATAGTTATGACAAATATAAACTGTGCAAAGGGACCAGAGATAACAGAATTATATCAA
It contains:
- a CDS encoding pitrilysin family protein, which translates into the protein MFRFTLAILLFFIPLLLVARGEEESKIFPYQMNQVTLDNGLKIFSVPFPSPGIVAYYTVVRAGSRNEIEPGLSGFAHFFEHMMFRGTEKYDKDKYNDVLKIMGADNNAFTTDDYTAYHTLASSAELETIMDIESDRFMNLKYSEEDFKTEAGAILGEYNKNFSSPFMTIYEKLRESSYEKHAYKHTTMGFLTDILDMPNQYNYSLKFFDRWYRPENCAVIVVGDFDQNKLVELAHKYYGNWKRGSFSLNVPIDAMQKKEKVVNLTWKAKTLPILAMGYRGPAFSIDELEMPTMDIISQIVFSQTSPLYNNLVIEQQLVEFVEGSQGDSRDPGLFMIFTRIKDPNKINLVRDEIYSALEEIKNKPVTDEKLSTIKSYLKYSFAMGLNNVDAIAGKLSHYYQITGDPESMNKVYALYEKITPEDILVVAEKYFTKENRTVVTLVEEGSK
- a CDS encoding TonB-dependent receptor, which encodes MRNIFVIPALILFTISVLYPQSDSVRYELKPVVVTATRISEAWLEVPLALSIVDTKDLQQVRGYGLDEALSSIPGIMVQSRYGNQDVRLTIRGFGARGAGERSNAGTSRGIRVLMDGIPETEPDGRTSFDLIEISSAERIEVIRSNTSALWGNASGGVVNFISNTSFENPFINLQSTLGSFGYRKELLNLGTNIGSGKFFLTFSNTNFDGWREHSASTRALLHTGLLSSIGQNSTLGIYLTAASNFFRIPGPLTQTQFDTNPQQAQNDTSNYKPTYVQRDERRHNRLGRVAIKLSHYINDHSGITASVFVTPKVLQRSERNTFRDFNRYHIGGNIVYRNSFIINPDLKNTLLLGLDEAYQDGSILFYNLVNGQRGTTLSTNKREGANNFGIFAQDEFFVGNHISLILGARYDDITYYSDNNIKPHLNASRSFKQLTPKAAVTYLFNPAHSIYANFGGGVEVPAGNEVDPPSTTGEDTVTSLNPLLEPIRSATFEIGTKQILTFGESPILKSLIYDLSVYLIEIKNDLIPYRDGRFYFTAGKTKRIGAELGFTLISDYGFTLKTAFTYSQNKYVEYVIDSVHYTKPGKFRDLKDNKMAGVPDIFYRTNLKYAPTFFRNIFCELTIQAVGDYYADDSNTLTVPAYNVINLTVGFEDLKLISDKLVIRGFVGINNLTDKKYAASAFINPDVDRISKQYPIFLEPGLPTNCVGSISVYWNF